The Glycine soja cultivar W05 chromosome 6, ASM419377v2, whole genome shotgun sequence genome has a window encoding:
- the LOC114417054 gene encoding protein translation factor SUI1 homolog 1-like: MSGLDDQIPTAFDPFADANADDSGAGSKEYVHIRVQQRNGRKSLTTVQGLKKEFSYNKILKDVKKEFCCNGTVVQDPELGQVIQLQGDQRKNVSTFLVQAGIVKKDHIKIHGF; the protein is encoded by the exons ATGTCTGGATTAGACGATCAAATTCCTACTGCCTTCG ATCCTTTTGCTGATGCAAATGCTGATGACTCGGGTGCTGGGTCAAAGGAGTATGTGCATATTCGCGTTCAGCAGCGAAATGGTAGGAAAAGCCTGACAACCGTTCAGGGATTGAAAAAAGAATTCAGCTATAACAAGATACTTAAAGACGTTAAGAAAGAGTTCTGTTGCAATGGAACAGTTGTTCAGGACCCAGAACTAGGACAG GTTATTCAACTTCAAGGTGATCAGAGGAAGAATGTTTCTACTTTCCTAGTACAG GCTGGTATCGTGAAGAAGGATCATATCAAGATTCATGGTTTCTGA